From a single Pseudoalteromonas nigrifaciens genomic region:
- a CDS encoding sugar O-acetyltransferase, translating to MQLFNSISKEYLTQRKLAGDICRLFNKSPSKGNLKRIKSLFFDCGEEVIIEAGFHCDYGSTLIIGDRTFININCTILDSPLPESTISIGNDCLIGPNVQLLAVSHALDPQQRLSKENFSQPISIGNNVWVGAGVIILAGITIGDNAVIGAGSIVTKNVAANTVVVGNPAVKVKDI from the coding sequence ATGCAATTATTTAATAGTATCAGTAAAGAATATTTAACTCAGCGTAAGCTCGCCGGCGATATCTGCCGTTTATTTAATAAAAGCCCCAGTAAGGGCAATTTAAAGCGTATTAAAAGCTTATTTTTTGATTGCGGTGAAGAGGTAATTATTGAAGCAGGGTTTCACTGCGATTATGGTAGTACACTTATTATTGGTGATCGTACCTTTATAAATATTAACTGCACCATTTTAGATTCTCCGCTACCTGAGTCGACCATTAGTATTGGTAACGACTGTTTAATAGGCCCTAATGTACAATTGCTAGCTGTATCTCACGCGCTAGATCCGCAGCAAAGATTAAGTAAAGAAAACTTTAGCCAGCCAATTAGTATAGGTAATAATGTATGGGTTGGTGCAGGCGTAATAATTTTAGCTGGAATAACTATTGGCGATAATGCCGTTATTGGAGCGGGCTCGATAGTAACAAAAAATGTGGCAGCCAACACCGTGGTGGTTGGAAATCCTGCGGTTAAAGTTAAAGATATTTGA
- the cobU gene encoding bifunctional adenosylcobinamide kinase/adenosylcobinamide-phosphate guanylyltransferase, which translates to MSNNHALILGGARSGKSRFAEQLAIKSNKSEIYLATAQPNDDEMQVRITRHQKDRPANWQLVEEPIALAKLLKAHSKADNCILVDCLTLWLTNCLCHSDKHCWQTQKAELLAQLKSLPGQVIFVSNEVGHGIVPLGELSRTFVDESGWLHQALAAQVSQVEFIMAGLALTLKNKQ; encoded by the coding sequence ATGAGCAACAACCATGCACTTATTTTAGGTGGTGCCCGCAGTGGTAAAAGTCGTTTTGCAGAACAGTTAGCGATTAAGAGTAATAAATCGGAGATTTATCTTGCCACTGCACAGCCTAATGACGATGAAATGCAAGTACGTATTACGCGCCATCAAAAAGACCGCCCAGCAAACTGGCAATTAGTTGAAGAGCCCATAGCGCTTGCCAAACTACTTAAAGCCCATAGTAAAGCTGATAACTGTATATTGGTAGATTGTTTAACGCTATGGCTTACAAACTGTTTATGCCATAGCGACAAGCATTGCTGGCAAACGCAAAAAGCTGAGTTATTAGCTCAACTTAAAAGCTTACCAGGGCAAGTTATTTTTGTAAGTAACGAAGTGGGGCACGGTATAGTTCCGCTTGGCGAATTAAGCCGTACATTTGTAGACGAATCTGGCTGGTTACACCAAGCATTAGCTGCGCAGGTTTCCCAAGTTGAGTTTATTATGGCGGGTTTAGCGCTTACATTAAAAAATAAACAATAA
- a CDS encoding adenosylcobinamide-GDP ribazoletransferase, which produces MSDSSLLDTPNNKLQTKVTQWQLVLLAISFLTRIPVALRFNVTNTHLNQASRYFALVGLLLGGLLALSYCIFQLLLPPSLSVLLMMAFGLLLTGAFHEDGWADVWDGFGGGWQVEQKLTIMKDSRLGTYGAAALFIILLIKFQSLVLLSTSLTAIITAILLGQCLSRVIATSLIMSMDYVSEDATSKVKPIAMHLSFNSLAILTLTAVILLLSLIFLNIIVWQTAVIIIAVLLILRSVLVRWFKRQLGGYTGDCLGAAQQLSEVVIYLTLVGLL; this is translated from the coding sequence ATGAGTGACAGTTCACTTTTAGATACCCCAAATAATAAATTACAAACCAAGGTCACGCAGTGGCAGTTAGTATTATTGGCGATTAGCTTTTTAACCCGCATTCCGGTTGCTTTGCGTTTTAATGTTACTAATACTCACCTTAATCAAGCCAGTCGCTATTTTGCATTAGTAGGTTTGTTACTTGGTGGGTTGTTGGCACTTAGTTACTGTATTTTTCAGCTGTTGTTACCGCCGTCTTTAAGTGTGTTATTAATGATGGCTTTTGGCTTGCTATTAACTGGCGCGTTTCATGAAGATGGCTGGGCTGATGTGTGGGATGGCTTTGGCGGCGGTTGGCAGGTAGAGCAAAAATTAACTATCATGAAAGATAGCCGTTTGGGTACTTATGGAGCTGCGGCATTATTTATAATATTGCTGATTAAGTTTCAGAGCCTGGTATTACTTAGTACTTCGCTCACAGCCATTATAACTGCGATATTGCTGGGTCAGTGTTTAAGTCGGGTAATAGCAACCAGTTTAATTATGAGCATGGATTACGTGAGTGAGGATGCCACCTCAAAAGTTAAGCCTATCGCTATGCATTTGTCGTTTAACAGCTTAGCTATTTTAACGCTCACTGCAGTAATTTTATTACTGAGTTTAATTTTCTTAAATATTATTGTATGGCAAACAGCGGTGATTATTATTGCCGTGTTGCTCATTTTACGCAGTGTATTAGTACGCTGGTTTAAGCGCCAGCTAGGTGGTTATACTGGAGATTGTTTAGGCGCGGCGCAGCAGTTATCTGAGGTGGTTATTTACTTAACCTTAGTGGGCTTATTATGA
- a CDS encoding DeoR/GlpR family DNA-binding transcription regulator — protein sequence MTKRNTQQRRHNILAQVNELGEVVVEKLAEQFQTSEVTIRKDLTALEKSGLLLRRYGGAIALPKEIVSDEIDSKRKVAIAKAAAALIKDHNRIIIDSGRTTAAMIPELASKQGLVVMTNAIKVANRLLALENEPTLLMTGGTWDPHSESFQGQVAESVLCSYDFDQLFIGADGIDVKRGTTTFNELVGLSQVMAKAAREVIVMVESDKIGRKIPNLELPWQIVTTLITDNGLADDKRKAIEACGVKLICAEIME from the coding sequence ATGACCAAACGAAACACCCAGCAACGACGTCACAATATATTGGCTCAGGTTAATGAGCTTGGTGAAGTGGTCGTGGAAAAATTAGCTGAGCAGTTTCAAACCTCAGAAGTGACCATTCGAAAAGATTTAACTGCGCTTGAAAAAAGTGGCCTGTTACTGCGCCGTTATGGTGGAGCTATTGCATTACCAAAAGAGATAGTAAGCGATGAGATTGATTCTAAGCGTAAAGTGGCTATAGCCAAGGCTGCAGCCGCACTGATCAAAGATCATAACCGCATTATTATTGATAGCGGGCGCACTACAGCAGCAATGATCCCAGAGCTTGCAAGTAAACAAGGCCTAGTTGTAATGACGAATGCTATTAAAGTTGCTAATCGCTTGCTAGCGCTCGAAAACGAGCCAACATTATTGATGACCGGTGGGACATGGGATCCGCATTCAGAATCGTTTCAGGGGCAAGTTGCAGAAAGCGTACTATGCTCTTACGACTTTGATCAGCTATTTATTGGTGCCGATGGCATAGACGTAAAGCGCGGTACTACTACCTTTAACGAACTAGTTGGCTTAAGCCAAGTAATGGCAAAAGCAGCACGTGAAGTTATAGTGATGGTTGAATCAGATAAAATTGGCCGAAAAATCCCAAATTTAGAATTACCGTGGCAAATAGTAACCACCTTAATAACCGACAATGGCTTAGCAGACGATAAACGCAAAGCAATTGAGGCATGTGGTGTAAAACTAATTTGTGCAGAGATTATGGAATAG
- the glmS gene encoding glutamine--fructose-6-phosphate transaminase (isomerizing): protein MCGIVGAVAERPVNKILVEGLKRLEYRGYDSAGVALLDGNTLKTVKAVGKVVNLESALEQSGVSGHTGIAHTRWATHGSVTEANAHPHVSSGQLALVHNGIIENHVSLRAALKGDGYEFLSDTDTEVMVHLIHQLRQQHKTLLASVQAAVKQFEGAFGTVVFDKDNSNEIIVARSGSPLVIGLGLGENFIASDQLALLPVTRSFIFLEEGDVARITRDTVEIFDADGNAVEREVVESNITQDTSGKGDYRHYMLKEIYEQPLAVRNTLEGRLNNDRVAIDAFGDSAQQIFKDVKHVQIIACGTSYHSGMVARYWLEQFAGVSCNVEIASEFRYRQSFVHEKSLLVTISQSGETADTLAALRLAKQQGYMASMTICNVPGSSLVRESDLAFMTKAGAEIGVASTKAFTTQLVGLLMLTASIAQEKGLDQSAIVNAIKVLPAKLEETLQLADSIAELAEEFADKQHSLFLGRGSQYPIAMEGALKLKEISYIHAEAYAAGELKHGPLALIDADMPIIVVAPNNELLEKLKSNVEEVRARGGIIYVFADKDSHFESDNTMRVINVNHTDDIIAPIVYTLPLQLLSYYVAVIKGTDVDQPRNLAKSVTVE, encoded by the coding sequence ATGTGTGGAATAGTTGGGGCAGTTGCAGAACGTCCAGTAAATAAAATTTTAGTTGAAGGCCTTAAACGCCTTGAGTACCGTGGTTACGATTCAGCAGGCGTAGCACTGCTTGATGGCAACACCCTTAAAACTGTAAAAGCAGTTGGTAAAGTAGTAAACCTAGAATCGGCACTTGAGCAATCAGGTGTTAGCGGCCATACAGGTATTGCACACACTCGCTGGGCTACTCACGGTAGTGTAACTGAAGCCAATGCACATCCACATGTTTCAAGCGGCCAGCTAGCACTAGTACACAATGGCATCATCGAAAATCACGTAAGCTTGCGCGCCGCATTAAAAGGCGACGGTTACGAATTTTTATCAGACACCGACACCGAAGTTATGGTGCACTTAATTCACCAACTTCGTCAGCAACACAAAACCTTACTCGCATCAGTACAAGCTGCCGTTAAGCAATTTGAAGGTGCATTTGGTACAGTTGTATTTGATAAAGACAACAGCAACGAAATTATTGTAGCGCGCTCAGGCAGCCCACTTGTTATAGGTTTAGGGCTTGGCGAAAACTTTATTGCCTCTGATCAATTGGCACTACTACCGGTTACTCGCAGCTTTATATTTTTAGAAGAAGGCGACGTAGCACGTATTACACGTGACACAGTAGAAATTTTTGATGCCGATGGCAACGCTGTAGAGCGTGAAGTGGTTGAATCAAACATCACTCAAGATACATCAGGCAAAGGCGATTACCGCCATTACATGCTAAAAGAAATTTACGAGCAGCCACTTGCTGTACGTAATACCCTTGAAGGGCGTTTAAACAACGACCGAGTAGCAATTGACGCTTTTGGCGACAGTGCACAACAAATATTTAAAGATGTAAAACACGTACAAATTATTGCCTGTGGTACGTCTTACCATTCGGGTATGGTTGCACGTTACTGGCTTGAGCAATTTGCAGGCGTAAGCTGTAATGTAGAAATTGCCTCAGAATTTCGCTACCGCCAGTCGTTTGTACACGAAAAAAGCCTACTAGTAACTATTTCACAATCAGGCGAAACAGCCGATACACTTGCTGCACTGCGTTTAGCAAAGCAACAAGGTTACATGGCGTCAATGACCATTTGTAACGTACCTGGCTCATCACTTGTACGCGAATCAGACCTTGCCTTTATGACCAAAGCCGGCGCCGAAATTGGCGTAGCATCTACTAAAGCGTTTACTACGCAATTAGTTGGTTTGTTAATGCTTACTGCGTCTATAGCGCAAGAAAAAGGCCTTGATCAAAGCGCAATTGTTAATGCAATTAAAGTACTACCTGCAAAATTAGAAGAAACTTTACAGCTTGCAGATAGCATTGCCGAGTTAGCAGAAGAGTTTGCCGACAAGCAACATTCACTATTTTTAGGTCGTGGTTCGCAATACCCAATTGCAATGGAAGGCGCGCTTAAGCTTAAAGAAATTTCGTACATTCACGCAGAAGCCTACGCTGCAGGCGAGCTTAAACATGGTCCACTAGCACTAATTGACGCCGACATGCCGATTATTGTTGTAGCACCTAATAACGAACTGCTAGAAAAACTTAAATCAAACGTAGAAGAAGTACGTGCTCGTGGTGGTATTATTTACGTATTCGCAGATAAAGATTCTCACTTTGAATCAGACAACACCATGCGTGTTATCAACGTAAATCACACTGACGATATTATTGCGCCAATTGTTTACACCTTACCATTACAGCTACTGTCGTACTACGTAGCGGTAATTAAAGGCACAGACGTTGACCAACCACGTAACTTAGCTAAATCTGTTACTGTTGAATAA
- a CDS encoding DEAD/DEAH box helicase produces MTSATSPSTFNELGLIPELLARLTDLEYTQPTPIQAKAIPSVLAGSDLIAGANTGSGKTATFALPMLQKMFLEQGSKSAASKGNFVTGLILVPTRELATQVADSVKSYSANFNGAIKTIAVFGGVSVNTQMQALRGGADIIVATPGRLLDLISSNAIKLDKLNTLVLDEADRMLSLGFTEELAELLALMPAKKQTMLFSATFPEQVKLLTQDLLNDPVEIQVQSKDESTLVQRVFSVNKGEKTTVLAHLIKTHKWRQALIFVNAKKDCEHLAQKLEKRGVNAQVFHGDKGQSERTRVIEKFKAGEIEVLIATDIAARGLDIEKLPVVINFNLPRSPADYMHRIGRSGRAGEVGLALSLVDYEDLHHFKIIEKKNKLRLEREQVAGFAVNQANVDAAQALKNEKPMAKPEGTGKKKNKKADLEDDVWAGWRGKSK; encoded by the coding sequence ATGACCTCAGCCACAAGCCCTAGCACTTTTAACGAACTTGGCCTTATTCCAGAGCTATTAGCTCGTTTAACCGACTTGGAATATACCCAACCTACTCCAATTCAAGCTAAGGCTATACCTAGTGTGCTTGCAGGCAGTGACTTAATTGCTGGGGCAAATACAGGCTCAGGTAAAACAGCAACGTTTGCGCTGCCAATGCTACAAAAAATGTTCCTTGAACAAGGTAGTAAAAGCGCAGCCAGCAAAGGTAACTTTGTAACGGGGCTTATTTTAGTACCTACTCGTGAGCTTGCTACTCAAGTAGCCGATAGCGTTAAATCGTATTCTGCTAACTTTAATGGCGCAATTAAAACGATTGCTGTGTTTGGTGGTGTATCGGTTAATACACAAATGCAGGCACTTCGTGGTGGCGCTGATATTATAGTGGCAACACCAGGGCGCTTACTCGATTTAATCTCAAGCAATGCTATTAAGCTCGATAAACTAAATACACTCGTGCTTGATGAAGCCGACCGTATGCTAAGCCTTGGCTTTACCGAAGAGCTTGCTGAGTTATTAGCGTTAATGCCTGCTAAAAAACAAACTATGTTATTTTCAGCAACTTTCCCAGAGCAAGTTAAGCTATTAACACAAGATTTATTAAACGACCCTGTTGAAATACAAGTTCAAAGCAAAGACGAAAGCACTTTAGTACAGCGTGTATTTAGCGTTAATAAAGGCGAGAAAACCACTGTTTTAGCGCATTTAATTAAAACCCATAAATGGCGCCAAGCACTGATTTTTGTTAATGCTAAAAAAGATTGTGAACACTTAGCGCAAAAGCTTGAAAAGCGCGGTGTTAATGCACAAGTTTTTCATGGCGATAAAGGCCAAAGTGAACGTACCCGCGTAATAGAAAAGTTTAAAGCAGGCGAAATTGAAGTGCTAATAGCAACTGATATTGCAGCACGTGGTTTAGATATTGAAAAGCTGCCAGTGGTTATTAACTTTAATCTACCACGCAGCCCTGCTGATTATATGCACCGTATTGGCCGCAGCGGCCGTGCAGGTGAAGTGGGTTTAGCGCTTTCATTAGTTGATTATGAAGATTTACATCACTTTAAAATAATTGAGAAGAAAAACAAACTACGTCTTGAGCGCGAGCAAGTGGCAGGCTTTGCAGTGAACCAAGCGAATGTTGATGCCGCACAGGCGCTTAAAAACGAAAAGCCAATGGCAAAACCCGAAGGCACGGGCAAGAAAAAGAACAAAAAAGCAGATCTTGAAGACGATGTTTGGGCTGGTTGGCGAGGTAAATCTAAGTAA